A single Methanobrevibacter woesei DNA region contains:
- the uvrA gene encoding excinuclease ABC subunit UvrA — MKQDSKRQIVIKGAKEHNLQNIDLSIPRDEFVVITGLSGSGKSSLAFDTIYAEGQRRYVESLSAYARQFLGQMKKPEMDYIEGLSPAISIDQKTTKENPRSTVGTITEIYDYLRLLFARIGIPHCPKCGKEVSHQTVGQIADSIIEEGEGLKIHLLAPIVRDRKGEHKQIFEELSNKGFARVRVDGEIRGLDEDIKLAKTYKHSIDVVVDRLKIRKDVDFKRRLVDSLETATKFGEGLVTVLFDNGDEEYEKKYSEQFACVDCGINFEELTPRMFSFNAPQGACPECNGIGSKMEIDPDLIVPNKLLSLNEGAIVPWSKSNKKENYYHQMLEAVANYFKFSMDIPFKDLTKEEQTIILYGCDERIPFSFKRRNKSYMVNRKFEGVVPRMERLYLETKSNYNRKYISKFMSNHKCPLCHGKRLRPEVLAVTVNGKSIADVVEMSIKDSYRFFLDLKLTERENFIAKEVLKEIRERLKFLVDVGLDYLSMERSSGTLSGGEAQRIRLATQIGSGLVGVLYILDEPSIGLHQRDNVKLIETLKRLRDLGNTLIVVEHDEETILSADYVVDIGPGAGEHGGRVVAEGTPTEIMNSEHSITGNYLARREIIPIPESRREGNGQHITIVGAKQNNLKNVDVEIPLGKFTCVTGVSGSGKSSLINEILYKGLNGELNHKFTFAGKYDKIEGVENIDKIIAIDQKPIGRTPRSNPATYTGLFTYIRELFAETPEAKARGYKPGRFSFNVKGGRCEACSGDGIVQIEMHFLADVFVPCEVCGGKRYNEETLDIRYKGKNIYEVLEMTVDEAMEFFEHIPKIHKKLKTLQDVGLGYMKIGQPATTLSGGEAQRIKLAKELSRTSTGKTMYILDEPTTGLHFADIKRLLSVLNRLTDSGNSVVVIEHNLDVIKTADYIIDLGPEGGDGGGQVIATGTPEEIASTDTYTGQFLKQMLTNNITPYAKELVEEKMSK; from the coding sequence ATGAAGCAAGATTCAAAAAGACAAATTGTTATCAAAGGTGCTAAAGAACACAACCTACAAAATATTGATTTGTCAATTCCTAGAGATGAATTTGTAGTAATAACTGGATTAAGTGGGTCTGGTAAATCTTCACTAGCTTTTGATACTATTTATGCTGAAGGACAGCGTAGATATGTAGAATCATTATCCGCATATGCAAGACAGTTTTTAGGCCAAATGAAAAAGCCTGAAATGGATTATATTGAAGGTTTATCTCCAGCTATTTCAATAGATCAAAAAACAACTAAAGAAAATCCTCGTTCAACTGTAGGAACTATAACAGAAATTTATGATTATCTAAGATTATTATTTGCAAGAATTGGAATACCTCATTGTCCAAAATGTGGAAAAGAGGTGTCTCATCAAACTGTAGGTCAAATAGCCGACAGTATTATTGAAGAAGGTGAAGGCTTAAAAATCCATTTACTTGCTCCAATTGTTCGTGATAGAAAAGGTGAACATAAGCAAATCTTTGAAGAGTTAAGCAATAAGGGATTTGCAAGAGTAAGAGTAGATGGTGAAATTAGGGGTCTTGATGAGGATATTAAACTTGCAAAAACATATAAACATTCAATTGATGTAGTTGTTGACAGATTAAAAATAAGAAAAGATGTTGATTTCAAAAGAAGGCTTGTTGATTCACTTGAAACAGCTACTAAATTTGGAGAAGGTCTTGTAACTGTATTATTTGATAATGGGGATGAAGAATACGAGAAAAAGTATTCTGAACAGTTTGCATGTGTGGACTGTGGAATAAACTTTGAAGAGTTAACTCCAAGGATGTTTTCATTTAATGCACCTCAGGGTGCATGTCCTGAATGTAATGGTATTGGTTCTAAAATGGAAATAGATCCAGATTTAATAGTTCCAAATAAACTATTATCTCTAAATGAAGGAGCTATTGTACCATGGTCCAAATCTAATAAAAAAGAGAATTATTATCATCAAATGCTTGAAGCAGTAGCTAATTACTTTAAATTTAGTATGGATATTCCTTTTAAGGATTTAACTAAAGAAGAACAGACTATTATTCTTTATGGATGTGATGAGAGAATACCATTTTCATTTAAACGTAGAAATAAATCTTACATGGTAAACCGTAAATTTGAAGGTGTTGTTCCTAGAATGGAACGTTTATACTTAGAAACTAAATCTAATTACAATCGTAAATACATCTCAAAATTTATGAGTAACCATAAATGTCCTCTTTGTCATGGTAAAAGGCTTCGTCCTGAGGTTTTAGCTGTAACTGTTAATGGTAAATCAATAGCTGATGTTGTTGAAATGTCTATTAAGGATAGCTACAGGTTCTTCCTTGATTTAAAGTTAACTGAAAGAGAAAATTTCATTGCAAAAGAAGTTTTAAAAGAAATTAGAGAAAGACTTAAATTCCTTGTTGATGTAGGACTTGACTACTTGTCAATGGAAAGATCTTCAGGAACTCTTTCTGGTGGTGAAGCTCAAAGAATAAGACTAGCTACTCAAATAGGTTCAGGATTAGTTGGTGTTTTATATATTCTTGATGAACCAAGTATTGGTCTTCATCAAAGAGATAATGTAAAGCTTATTGAAACTTTAAAAAGACTCAGAGACTTGGGAAACACATTAATTGTTGTAGAACATGATGAAGAAACTATTTTATCTGCAGATTATGTTGTAGATATTGGGCCTGGAGCTGGAGAGCATGGAGGTCGTGTTGTCGCTGAAGGAACTCCTACAGAAATTATGAACTCTGAACATTCAATTACAGGTAACTACCTTGCAAGGAGGGAAATTATACCAATTCCAGAAAGTCGCAGAGAAGGTAATGGTCAGCATATTACAATTGTGGGTGCAAAACAGAATAATCTTAAAAATGTAGATGTTGAAATTCCTCTAGGTAAATTTACATGTGTTACTGGTGTAAGTGGTTCAGGTAAAAGTAGTTTAATTAATGAAATTCTTTATAAAGGGTTAAATGGTGAATTAAACCATAAATTTACATTTGCAGGTAAATATGACAAGATTGAAGGTGTAGAAAATATTGATAAAATCATAGCTATTGATCAAAAACCAATTGGTAGAACACCACGTTCAAATCCTGCAACTTACACTGGATTATTCACTTACATTAGGGAACTCTTTGCTGAAACTCCTGAAGCTAAAGCCAGGGGATATAAGCCAGGTAGATTTAGTTTCAATGTTAAAGGTGGAAGATGTGAAGCATGTTCTGGTGATGGTATTGTTCAAATCGAAATGCACTTTTTAGCTGATGTATTTGTTCCTTGTGAAGTCTGTGGTGGAAAACGTTACAATGAAGAAACTTTAGATATTCGTTACAAAGGTAAAAATATCTATGAGGTTCTTGAAATGACTGTAGATGAAGCAATGGAGTTCTTTGAACATATTCCTAAAATACATAAGAAACTTAAAACTTTACAGGATGTTGGTTTAGGTTATATGAAAATTGGTCAGCCGGCTACTACTTTATCTGGTGGTGAAGCCCAAAGGATTAAACTAGCTAAAGAGCTTTCAAGAACAAGCACTGGAAAAACAATGTATATTCTTGATGAACCAACTACTGGTCTTCATTTTGCAGATATTAAGAGATTGTTATCTGTTCTTAACAGGTTAACTGATTCAGGAAATTCTGTTGTTGTTATTGAACATAATTTGGATGTTATTAAGACAGCAGATTATATCATTGACTTAGGTCCTGAAGGTGGAGATGGTGGAGGTCAGGTAATAGCTACTGGAACACCTGAAGAAATAGCTAGTACTGATACCTACACTGGTCAATTCCTTAAACAGATGTTAACAAATAATATTACTCCTTATGCAAAAGAGCTTGTTGAAGAAAAGATGAGTAAATAA
- the uvrB gene encoding excinuclease ABC subunit UvrB codes for MKKFKLNSPYKPLGDQPKAINSLVDGINNGAREQTLLGVTGSGKTFTMANVIEKVQKPTLVISHNKTLAAQLYEEFKVFFPDNAVEYFVSYYDYYQPEAYVPRTDTFIDKEASINEEIDIMRHSATQSLLSRDDVIVVSSVSCIYGIGSPEDYGEFAFGIAVGDIYDRSEIIRRLVFMQYERNDIEFARGQFRVRGDIIEINPVHGTPPIRIELFGDEIDAISQIDKVTGKKTEDLQRYMIFPAKHFVVGQDKMDTAISRISNELDERLAELNLQNKLLEAQRLEQRTRFDIEMLREMGYCAGVENYSMHLSGRDWGDVPYSLLKYFPDDFLTIIDESHVTVPQVRGMYNGDRARKETLVEHGFRLPSAKENRPLRFDEFEAALDKVIYVSATPGQYELSRSKNVVEQIIRPTGLVDPEIIIRPVKGQVEDLLGEVQKVAKKDERILVTTLTKRMAEDLTDYYAKIGVKVRYMHSEIDTLERTEIVDDLRRGTFDVLVGVNLLREGLDLPEVSLVAILDADKEGFLRNETSLIQTIGRAARNVNGRVIMYVDEMTDSVQNAMDITNKRRALQLKYNEKYGIVPKSTTRNLKEKREDLKKYGKSMDEISKIPQDELRLLIKDLENDMKEAASNLDFERAAELRNKLFELKGLKK; via the coding sequence ATGAAAAAATTTAAACTTAATTCACCTTATAAGCCATTAGGTGACCAACCTAAGGCTATTAACTCCTTAGTTGATGGTATTAATAATGGTGCAAGGGAACAGACTCTTTTAGGTGTAACAGGGTCAGGTAAGACTTTTACAATGGCTAATGTTATTGAAAAAGTCCAAAAACCAACTCTTGTTATTTCTCATAATAAAACATTAGCTGCTCAGCTATATGAAGAATTTAAGGTTTTTTTTCCAGATAATGCAGTTGAGTACTTTGTAAGTTATTATGATTATTACCAGCCTGAGGCTTATGTTCCAAGAACTGATACTTTTATTGATAAAGAAGCATCTATCAATGAAGAAATTGATATAATGAGACATTCAGCTACTCAGTCTCTCCTATCAAGAGATGATGTAATTGTTGTTTCTAGTGTGTCATGTATTTATGGTATTGGTTCTCCTGAAGATTATGGTGAGTTTGCTTTTGGAATAGCTGTTGGAGACATCTATGATAGAAGTGAAATCATCAGAAGACTAGTTTTTATGCAGTATGAACGTAATGATATTGAATTTGCCAGAGGTCAATTCAGGGTTCGTGGAGACATTATTGAGATTAACCCAGTTCATGGAACACCACCAATAAGAATTGAGTTGTTCGGTGATGAAATTGATGCTATTAGTCAAATTGATAAGGTCACAGGTAAAAAAACTGAAGATTTGCAAAGATATATGATTTTCCCTGCAAAGCATTTCGTCGTAGGTCAGGATAAGATGGATACTGCTATCAGCAGAATATCTAATGAGTTAGATGAAAGACTAGCTGAATTAAATCTCCAAAATAAGTTATTAGAAGCTCAGAGACTTGAGCAGAGAACCCGTTTTGATATTGAAATGTTAAGAGAAATGGGTTACTGTGCAGGGGTTGAAAATTACTCCATGCATCTGTCTGGAAGAGACTGGGGAGATGTTCCTTATTCTTTACTTAAATATTTTCCTGATGACTTTTTAACCATTATTGACGAGTCTCATGTAACTGTACCTCAAGTTCGTGGAATGTATAATGGGGACAGGGCACGTAAGGAAACTTTAGTTGAGCATGGTTTTAGATTGCCTTCAGCTAAAGAAAACAGACCTTTAAGATTTGATGAATTTGAAGCAGCACTTGATAAAGTCATCTATGTTTCAGCTACTCCTGGCCAGTATGAATTATCCAGGTCTAAAAATGTTGTAGAGCAGATTATTCGTCCAACTGGTTTAGTTGATCCTGAAATCATTATAAGGCCAGTTAAAGGTCAAGTTGAGGATTTGCTTGGTGAAGTTCAAAAAGTAGCTAAAAAAGATGAGCGTATACTTGTTACTACTTTAACTAAAAGAATGGCTGAGGATTTAACAGATTATTATGCTAAAATAGGTGTTAAAGTCAGGTATATGCACTCTGAAATTGATACTTTGGAACGTACTGAAATTGTGGATGATTTAAGGCGTGGAACCTTTGATGTTTTAGTTGGTGTAAACCTTTTAAGAGAAGGTCTTGATTTGCCTGAAGTTTCTTTAGTAGCTATTTTAGATGCTGATAAGGAAGGATTTTTAAGAAATGAAACTTCTCTTATTCAGACAATTGGTAGAGCTGCAAGGAACGTCAATGGTCGTGTCATTATGTATGTTGATGAGATGACTGATTCTGTTCAGAATGCTATGGATATTACAAATAAACGTAGAGCTCTTCAATTAAAATATAATGAAAAATATGGTATTGTTCCTAAATCTACAACACGTAATCTCAAAGAGAAAAGAGAAGACCTTAAGAAATATGGTAAATCTATGGATGAAATTAGTAAAATCCCTCAAGATGAGCTTAGGTTACTTATTAAAGATTTAGAAAATGATATGAAGGAAGCTGCTTCTAATCTTGATTTTGAAAGAGCTGCTGAACTTAGAAATAAGTTATTTGAACTTAAAGGTTTGAAGAAATAA